In one Lycium barbarum isolate Lr01 chromosome 7, ASM1917538v2, whole genome shotgun sequence genomic region, the following are encoded:
- the LOC132604017 gene encoding uncharacterized protein LOC132604017, translating to MALAYTPLSWWLWSGKHQEPKISKGTSVNSSPDSLELDTLKLSLDRRRNMASSSRKIKRKWESREERKVDREYDIVLVPSDGGCVSGSESDDSDWSVGWLEPHGPGFQSDDDSFAVLVPCYGRGRANLEDNAQDKFMQTIGNFRDIHGSENKKYMEQWLSSLRYS from the coding sequence ATGGCCTTGGCATATACCCCTTTGTCATGGTGGCTTTGGAGTGGAAAGCATCAAGAACCTAAAATCTCTAAAGGGACTTCTGTAAATTCATCACCTGATTCATTGGAATTGGATACTCTGAAGTTAAGTCTTGATAGGAGAAGGAATATGGCCTCTTCATCTAGAAAGATTAAGCGAAAATGGGAGAGTCGAGAGGAGCGGAAGGTTGATAGGGAGTATGATATTGTTCTTGTGCCATCAGATGGCGGATGTGTTTCAGGGTCCGAGTCTGATGATTCGGACTGGTCCGTTGGATGGTTGGAGCCTCATGGACCTGGATTCCAGAGTGATGATGATAGCTTTGCTGTGCTAGTTCCTTGCTATGGACGTGGGCGCGCAAATTTGGAAGATAATGCGCAAGACAAGTTTATGCAGACCATTGGAAACTTCAGGGATATACATGGTTCTG